A genomic stretch from Alosa sapidissima isolate fAloSap1 chromosome 3, fAloSap1.pri, whole genome shotgun sequence includes:
- the LOC121704787 gene encoding perforin-1-like isoform X1 has translation MHTLLMSSVFCGSSGDGFLSACHVSFYCLQHTEVTWQLLRGLTMSLSAITFLAAVYLALIPQTTQSCTRGSPRECKEAEFAPGSNLAGEGFDITKMQRKGAFVIDMNLWRRENNTCMLCRNPYQEGKMQKVPAAVVDWRPNQKCSMKVASSLYQSSESLVSSSASSVENNWKVGLNLGSASLMLAGTNSKLSEYSMEKTKRDKFTFSQQKMSCSYYSYRVSNQPRLHPEFQSAINQLSKKYTRKTKHAFYKLINNFGTHFIPKVTLGGMVQSVTSIRQCMASLQGLSSDEIKMCLDVEAEASIAGRGTARAETKHCQEAKDKIESKNSFSSSFSDRFTEVFGGHTTEPDLLFSADKDPAAYKEWLSSLPLNPDMISYSLAPLHELLSPNLPVRKELRKAIKHYILESGLWQNCSEPCKSGVKRNPKESCVCSCHGDPGVGSDCCPVKRGLARVIITAVRASGLWGDTTSATDAYVKVFNSQNMQLARTHVIWNNNSPQWNMAFDIGDVILSQTSMVKFEVWDEDSKWDDDLLGTCTVNLKEGTKEDVCRLNHGMFYYKLQVVCGPSLSGKSCSEYVSSPMNGHLERLYVSRHARPVPKDMLKKMGVFGDEH, from the exons ATGCATACACTTTTGATGTCTTCTGTTTTTTGTGGTTCCTCAGGTGATGGGTTTCTTTCCGCTTGTCACGTAAGCTTTTACTGCCTTCAGCACACTGAAGTCACTTGGCAACTCCTGCGAG GTTTGACCATGAGTTTGTCAGCCATTACCTTTCTGGCAGCTGTCTACCTGGCCCTCATACCCCAAACTACCCAGTCATGCACCAGAGGCTCCCCTCGCGAGTGCAAAGAGGCCGAGTTTGCTCCAGGATCCAACCTGGCCGGTGAAGGCTTCGACATCACCAAGATGCAGCGCAAGGGAGCCTTTGTCATCGACATGAACCTATGGAGACGTGAAAACAACACCTGCATGCTGTGCAGGAACCCGTATCAAGAGGGCAAGATGCAGAAAGTCCCAGCAGCTGTGGTGGACTGGAGACCCAATCAGAAATGCAGCATGAAGGTGGCCAGCTCACTGTACCAGTCCAGTGAGTCCCTGGTCAGTTCCAGTGCGTCCAGTGTGGAGAACAACTGGAAAGTTGGTTTGAATTTAGGATCTGCATCTCTGATGCTTGCTGGCACTAACTCCAAGTTGTCTGAGTACTCAATGGAGAAGACAAAAAGGGACAAATTCACATTTTCCCAACAGAAGATGTCATGTAGCTACTACAG CTACCGAGTCTCCAACCAACCCCGACTACACCCCGAGTTTCAGTCTGCCATTaatcaactttcaaagaaatacACCAGGAAGACCAAGCACGCTTTCTACAAACTTATCAATAACTTTGGCACCCATTTCATACCTAAA GTGACTCTGGGCGGGATGGTACAGTCGGTGACCAGCATTAGGCAGTGCATGGCCTCTTTACAGGGCCTGAGCTCAGACGAGATCAAGATGTGTCTCGACGTGGAGGCTGAAGCCAGTATTGCAGGAAGAGGCACAGCAAGGGCTGAGACGAAGCACTGTCAGGAGGCGAAGGACAAGATAGAGAGCAAGAACAGCTTCTCCAGCAGCTTCAGTGACAG GTTCACAGAGGTCTTTGGTGGTCACACCACTGAACCTGACCTTCTCTTCTCTGCAGACAAAGACCCGGCCGCCTACAAGGAGTGGCTCTCCTCCCTGCCACTCAACCCCGACATGATCTCCTATTCACTGGCTCCCCTTCACGAGTTGCTGTCCCCTAACCTTCCAGTGAGAAAAGAACTACGCAAAGCAATTAAGCATTACATTTTAGAGAGTGGACTCTGGCAGAACTGCTCTGAGCCCTGCAAGTCTGGTGTCAAAAGAAACCCAAAGGAGTCCTGTGTTTGCAGTTGCCATGGTGATCCTGGTGTAGGTAGTGACTGTTGTCCTGTTAAACGCGGTCTCGCACGGGTCATTATCACTGCAGTGAGGGCCTCTGGGTTGTGGGGCGACACCACCTCAGCTACAGATGCTTACGTGAAGGTCTTCAACTCTCAGAACATGCAACTGGCACGAACCCATGTGATTTGGAACAACAACTCACCTCAGTGGAACATGGCCTTTGATATCGGTGATGTCATTCTCTCTCAGACCAGCATGGTGAAGTTCGAGGTCTGGGACGAGGACAGCAAGTGGGATGACGACCTGCTCGGAACTTGCACAGTGAACCTCAAGGAAGGAACAAAGGAGGATGTGTGTCGCCTGAACCACGGAATGTTCTACTACAAACTCCAGGTGGTCTGTGGTCCAAGTCTGAGTGGCAAGTCCTGCTCTGAGTACGTGAGCTCTCCCATGAACGGTCACCTGGAGAGGCTGTATGTGTCTCGTCATGCCCGACCCGTACCAAAGGACATGCTTAAGAAAATGGGAGTCTTTGGGGATGAACATTAG
- the LOC121704787 gene encoding perforin-1-like isoform X2, which translates to MSLSAITFLAAVYLALIPQTTQSCTRGSPRECKEAEFAPGSNLAGEGFDITKMQRKGAFVIDMNLWRRENNTCMLCRNPYQEGKMQKVPAAVVDWRPNQKCSMKVASSLYQSSESLVSSSASSVENNWKVGLNLGSASLMLAGTNSKLSEYSMEKTKRDKFTFSQQKMSCSYYSYRVSNQPRLHPEFQSAINQLSKKYTRKTKHAFYKLINNFGTHFIPKVTLGGMVQSVTSIRQCMASLQGLSSDEIKMCLDVEAEASIAGRGTARAETKHCQEAKDKIESKNSFSSSFSDRFTEVFGGHTTEPDLLFSADKDPAAYKEWLSSLPLNPDMISYSLAPLHELLSPNLPVRKELRKAIKHYILESGLWQNCSEPCKSGVKRNPKESCVCSCHGDPGVGSDCCPVKRGLARVIITAVRASGLWGDTTSATDAYVKVFNSQNMQLARTHVIWNNNSPQWNMAFDIGDVILSQTSMVKFEVWDEDSKWDDDLLGTCTVNLKEGTKEDVCRLNHGMFYYKLQVVCGPSLSGKSCSEYVSSPMNGHLERLYVSRHARPVPKDMLKKMGVFGDEH; encoded by the exons ATGAGTTTGTCAGCCATTACCTTTCTGGCAGCTGTCTACCTGGCCCTCATACCCCAAACTACCCAGTCATGCACCAGAGGCTCCCCTCGCGAGTGCAAAGAGGCCGAGTTTGCTCCAGGATCCAACCTGGCCGGTGAAGGCTTCGACATCACCAAGATGCAGCGCAAGGGAGCCTTTGTCATCGACATGAACCTATGGAGACGTGAAAACAACACCTGCATGCTGTGCAGGAACCCGTATCAAGAGGGCAAGATGCAGAAAGTCCCAGCAGCTGTGGTGGACTGGAGACCCAATCAGAAATGCAGCATGAAGGTGGCCAGCTCACTGTACCAGTCCAGTGAGTCCCTGGTCAGTTCCAGTGCGTCCAGTGTGGAGAACAACTGGAAAGTTGGTTTGAATTTAGGATCTGCATCTCTGATGCTTGCTGGCACTAACTCCAAGTTGTCTGAGTACTCAATGGAGAAGACAAAAAGGGACAAATTCACATTTTCCCAACAGAAGATGTCATGTAGCTACTACAG CTACCGAGTCTCCAACCAACCCCGACTACACCCCGAGTTTCAGTCTGCCATTaatcaactttcaaagaaatacACCAGGAAGACCAAGCACGCTTTCTACAAACTTATCAATAACTTTGGCACCCATTTCATACCTAAA GTGACTCTGGGCGGGATGGTACAGTCGGTGACCAGCATTAGGCAGTGCATGGCCTCTTTACAGGGCCTGAGCTCAGACGAGATCAAGATGTGTCTCGACGTGGAGGCTGAAGCCAGTATTGCAGGAAGAGGCACAGCAAGGGCTGAGACGAAGCACTGTCAGGAGGCGAAGGACAAGATAGAGAGCAAGAACAGCTTCTCCAGCAGCTTCAGTGACAG GTTCACAGAGGTCTTTGGTGGTCACACCACTGAACCTGACCTTCTCTTCTCTGCAGACAAAGACCCGGCCGCCTACAAGGAGTGGCTCTCCTCCCTGCCACTCAACCCCGACATGATCTCCTATTCACTGGCTCCCCTTCACGAGTTGCTGTCCCCTAACCTTCCAGTGAGAAAAGAACTACGCAAAGCAATTAAGCATTACATTTTAGAGAGTGGACTCTGGCAGAACTGCTCTGAGCCCTGCAAGTCTGGTGTCAAAAGAAACCCAAAGGAGTCCTGTGTTTGCAGTTGCCATGGTGATCCTGGTGTAGGTAGTGACTGTTGTCCTGTTAAACGCGGTCTCGCACGGGTCATTATCACTGCAGTGAGGGCCTCTGGGTTGTGGGGCGACACCACCTCAGCTACAGATGCTTACGTGAAGGTCTTCAACTCTCAGAACATGCAACTGGCACGAACCCATGTGATTTGGAACAACAACTCACCTCAGTGGAACATGGCCTTTGATATCGGTGATGTCATTCTCTCTCAGACCAGCATGGTGAAGTTCGAGGTCTGGGACGAGGACAGCAAGTGGGATGACGACCTGCTCGGAACTTGCACAGTGAACCTCAAGGAAGGAACAAAGGAGGATGTGTGTCGCCTGAACCACGGAATGTTCTACTACAAACTCCAGGTGGTCTGTGGTCCAAGTCTGAGTGGCAAGTCCTGCTCTGAGTACGTGAGCTCTCCCATGAACGGTCACCTGGAGAGGCTGTATGTGTCTCGTCATGCCCGACCCGTACCAAAGGACATGCTTAAGAAAATGGGAGTCTTTGGGGATGAACATTAG